The Bacteroidota bacterium genome contains the following window.
TTGGTTCCCCAAAAAGAAGAAGAGGACGAAGAATTTAGACTAAAATACATTGATTCAGCATTGTTGTCAACTTCAGAAATTGCAATTACGCAAGCCAAGAATGAAATTTCAGTTTTCGGAAATCGTGTAAACACAATGTTTGAATATATTCCAAAACTTCTTGTAGAGAAGAAAAGCAAGAACTATACAAAATTGTTTAAGAAAATTGAACATTATGAGCAGATAACTGATAATATGGAAGTTGAGATAGCCAATTTTCTTACTCGAATTTCAGAAGGAGAAATAAGCTCGCGTGGTTCGAGAAGAATTAGGGCAATGCTAAAAATTGTTGATGATTTGGAAAGTGTTGGAGATATGTGTTTACAAATGGCACTTAACATTGACAAAAGAAATAACCAAAAAGCAGCCTATACTCAAAATATTCAAAATAATATAGACAAGATGTTCGAGTTGGTACAATATGCACTCGACACTATGTGCAAAAATCTTGATAATCAATACGATAATGTGCAAATTGAAGAAGCGCAAAAGGCAGAAGAAGCAATTAATTCTTATAGGAGTGAATTGAGAGAAAAGCATATTAGAGAAGTCAATTCGAGAGATTATTCCTATTTAGCTGGAGTTTCATATAGTGGCTTGTTTGCCTTGTCGGAAAAAATCGGCGATCATCTAATTAATATCACAGAAGCAATTGTAGAATTTAAATTTAAGTACAATTAATTTTGCTATTACATATTGGAACTACTCAAATTTTTTGAAAGTTTGTATCACAAAATGAGATGCTATTCGTGTAAAAAACTATTTCTTAAAACGAATAACAGTAATTCCCGAGCCGCCAAATTCAACCATTTCGTCTCCAAACCATTCTATATTTTCAACTGTTTGAATGTAATCGCGAATATATTGTCGTAAAATTCCATTCCCCGTACCATGCAGAATTTTTGCTTCAGTTATATTCAAAACTATTGCCTCGTCTATGTATTCCTTTATCGCCGAAAGAGCTTCATAAACTCTTTTCCCACGAATATCGATATTATGCTTGAAATTTAGCATTTTATCGTGCTTGTCCCATCCTACAGACAGTTTCGAACTTTTTGGAGTTCGATTGTGTTTTGCAAATTCTTTAAAACTAATTTTTTCAACCTGATCTTTTTCAATCGTTGTCATTAAATTTCCGAAAGCAATAATCCATTTCTTTTCATTCATTTCAACAAGTTCTCCAACAATATCTTGTTCTTTCAATCTGACTTTGTCGCCAATCCTAATTGTATTGTCAATATTTTTCTGTAGTTTTTCTTCAGTTATTTTAGATGTTTTTAACCCAGGATATTGATGCCGAATTTGTTTTTCCTTTCTCTCAATTTTCTTAATTTTTTCTTCATTACTTTTCTCATTAACTTTTTCTTTCTTTTCAAGCTCAATTTTATATTTCTCTAATTCTAAGCGGGCTATTTTAGTTTTTTCTTTATCAGCTTGTGTTTCTTTAATTTCACGAATGGTATTTTCTATTTGCTTATTTGCACCATTTATCAACTTTTTTGCTTCCTCGTCTGCTTCTCTAATTATTTTTTTTCGTTGCTTCTCAGTAACTTTTATATCGTTCGTATAATTTTCGATTAGCTCATCCAGTTTTTTTTCCGATTGACGTATTTTTTTTCTTTTGTTTTCCCAATATCGTTTATCGCGTACAACTTCTCTCAAAAGCTTATCAAAGTTTGTTTGGTCTTTTCCAACTTTTTCGCTTGCCAATTTCAAAATATTTTCAGGCAATCCTATTTTTTTAGCAATTTCGAATGCAAAAGAACTTCCTGGTTTTCCAATTTCTAATTTATAAAACGCTTGCATTTTATGATTATCGAAAAGCATGGCTCCATTTTCAATGCCTTCATTATTAGCTGCAAATTGTTTCAAAGATGTATAATGAGTAGTAATTACACCTTTTATCTTCAATGAATTAAGTTCATCCAAAATAGATTCGGCAATTGCAGCTCCAAGCATTGGTTCGGTTCCAGTTCCAAATTCATCGATAAGAATTAGACTTTCAGAATCGGCATTTTTCAGAAAAAACTTCATATTTAGCAGATGTGAACTATATGTACTCAAATCGTTTTCTATTGATTGTTCGTCTCCTATATCAATAAAAATCCTACTAAAAATTCCAATTGTTGATTCTTCATTCACAGGAATTAGCAATCCACATTGCAGCATATATTGCAACAAGCCAACAGTTTTTAAACAAACAGATTTCCCTCCGGCATTAGGTCCTGAAATCAGGATAATTCTTTGATTTTTATTAATTTTAACATCTAAAGGCACAACCTTTTTTCCTTCTGCTCTATGAGAAATAAAAAGCAAAGGATGAATAGCCTGATGAAATTCTAATTCTTGAGTTTTTTGTAATTTTGGTTTAACTCCTTTAATTTGAATTGCGAAAAGTGCTTTGGCACGAATAAAATCAATTGTTCCAAGAAGTTGATAAATTTCGAAAAGCTCATTAAGATACGGTCTGACAAAATTTGCAAATCCAATTAGAATTTTTAATATCTCTCTCTTTTCAGAATATTCTAATTCTCTAATTTCATTGTTTGTGTCGAAAATCTCCATTGGCTCTACAAAAGCAGTTTTCCCAGTTGCCGATTCGTCGTGAACAAAACCTTTAATTCTTTTCTTATTGGAGGCATTAATAGGAATAACCATACGACCATTCCTAATGGTTACAGACACATCTCGATCTACCAAACCTTCATTCTGAATATTTTTAAGGATATGCGACATTCGCTTTGAAACGCCACTCTGTTTCTGAAAAAGTTCATTTCGAATATTTTGCAAACTTGGTGAAGCATT
Protein-coding sequences here:
- a CDS encoding endonuclease MutS2, with translation MVYPPNFESKIGFEKIRKMLKNLCIGELGRKTVENLQFSKSFDHVKTSISQVEEFVKIIENESNFPINHYIDITPFLKKIYIEGAYFEIYELFDFKRSLETGFSLARFFENKSEEDFPTLKKLFQNISLPRFVLDKINKTINKHGKIRDNASPSLQNIRNELFQKQSGVSKRMSHILKNIQNEGLVDRDVSVTIRNGRMVIPINASNKKRIKGFVHDESATGKTAFVEPMEIFDTNNEIRELEYSEKREILKILIGFANFVRPYLNELFEIYQLLGTIDFIRAKALFAIQIKGVKPKLQKTQELEFHQAIHPLLFISHRAEGKKVVPLDVKINKNQRIILISGPNAGGKSVCLKTVGLLQYMLQCGLLIPVNEESTIGIFSRIFIDIGDEQSIENDLSTYSSHLLNMKFFLKNADSESLILIDEFGTGTEPMLGAAIAESILDELNSLKIKGVITTHYTSLKQFAANNEGIENGAMLFDNHKMQAFYKLEIGKPGSSFAFEIAKKIGLPENILKLASEKVGKDQTNFDKLLREVVRDKRYWENKRKKIRQSEKKLDELIENYTNDIKVTEKQRKKIIREADEEAKKLINGANKQIENTIREIKETQADKEKTKIARLELEKYKIELEKKEKVNEKSNEEKIKKIERKEKQIRHQYPGLKTSKITEEKLQKNIDNTIRIGDKVRLKEQDIVGELVEMNEKKWIIAFGNLMTTIEKDQVEKISFKEFAKHNRTPKSSKLSVGWDKHDKMLNFKHNIDIRGKRVYEALSAIKEYIDEAIVLNITEAKILHGTGNGILRQYIRDYIQTVENIEWFGDEMVEFGGSGITVIRFKK